One stretch of Streptomyces sp. A2-16 DNA includes these proteins:
- a CDS encoding SDR family oxidoreductase produces the protein MGKLDGRVVLVTGAARGQGEQEARLFREEGAEVVVADVLDEQGKVLAEEIGALYVHLDVGREEDWRRAVQAAVEEHGRIDGLVNNAGILRFNTLLDTPLAEFMQVLQVNQVGCFLGVKTVGPVLTDGGTIVNTASYTGVTGMAGVGAYAASKHAVLGLTRVAALELAPRGIRVNAMCPGAVDTAMSNPALLDPSADGEQASRGLDRFYRKIVPLGRIGRPEEVARLALFLTSADSSYITGQPFVIDGGWLAGVSVI, from the coding sequence ATGGGCAAGCTGGACGGACGTGTCGTCCTCGTCACCGGCGCGGCACGTGGGCAGGGCGAGCAGGAGGCCCGGCTGTTCCGGGAGGAGGGCGCCGAGGTCGTCGTGGCGGATGTGCTGGACGAGCAGGGGAAGGTGCTCGCCGAGGAGATCGGGGCGCTGTACGTGCACCTCGACGTGGGCCGGGAGGAGGACTGGCGGCGGGCGGTCCAGGCCGCCGTCGAGGAGCACGGGCGCATCGACGGGCTCGTGAACAACGCCGGCATCCTGCGCTTCAACACCCTCCTGGACACACCTCTCGCGGAGTTCATGCAGGTCCTCCAGGTCAACCAGGTCGGCTGCTTCCTCGGTGTCAAGACCGTCGGGCCGGTACTGACCGACGGAGGCACGATCGTCAACACGGCCTCCTACACCGGGGTGACCGGCATGGCGGGCGTGGGGGCGTACGCCGCTTCCAAGCACGCCGTCCTCGGGCTCACCCGGGTCGCCGCGCTGGAGCTGGCACCGCGGGGCATCCGGGTCAACGCCATGTGCCCCGGGGCCGTGGACACCGCGATGTCCAACCCGGCCCTCCTCGACCCGTCCGCCGACGGGGAGCAGGCCTCCCGGGGACTCGACCGGTTCTACCGCAAGATCGTGCCGCTCGGCCGGATCGGACGGCCCGAGGAGGTGGCACGGCTCGCGCTGTTCCTGACCTCCGCGGACTCCTCGTACATCACCGGGCAGCCGTTCGTGATCGACGGCGGCTGGCTCGCCGGGGTCTCCGTCATCTGA
- a CDS encoding LLM class F420-dependent oxidoreductase, whose product MTEYGIQLPVQSQSTIYAEPWEAAAGPEDLAEVARAADRAGFAYIAACDHVAIPRRLAPAMSTVWYDPVATLAFLAGVTERVRLLSHVAVVGLRHPLLTAKQYATLDHLSGGRLILGVGAGHVQEEFEVLGVDFAGRGAVLDESVDALRKALGPEEFPEHHGKLYDFADLGQRPRPTQSHVPLWVGGSSPAAVRRAALKGDGWLPQGDPRDRLPTQIERIRRLRAQAGLEGPFTVGAIAEPLYVGTPAWDVGRRTLSGPPDELAESLRAYRAMGVDQIQVRFRSRGRAELIDQISAFGADLAPHL is encoded by the coding sequence GTGACCGAGTACGGCATCCAGCTGCCCGTCCAGTCCCAGAGCACGATCTACGCCGAGCCCTGGGAGGCCGCCGCCGGGCCGGAGGATCTCGCCGAGGTGGCCCGGGCCGCCGACCGTGCCGGGTTCGCGTACATCGCCGCCTGCGACCACGTGGCGATCCCGCGCCGCCTGGCGCCGGCGATGAGCACGGTCTGGTACGACCCGGTCGCCACCCTCGCCTTCCTCGCGGGCGTGACCGAACGGGTCCGGCTGCTCAGCCATGTGGCGGTGGTCGGGCTGCGGCACCCCCTGCTCACCGCCAAGCAGTACGCCACCCTCGACCATCTGAGCGGCGGGCGGTTGATCCTCGGGGTCGGCGCGGGGCACGTCCAGGAGGAGTTCGAGGTGCTCGGGGTCGACTTCGCCGGCCGCGGAGCCGTCCTCGACGAGTCGGTCGACGCGCTGCGCAAGGCGCTCGGCCCGGAGGAGTTCCCCGAACACCACGGCAAGCTCTACGACTTCGCGGACCTCGGCCAGCGTCCCCGGCCCACCCAGTCCCACGTCCCGCTGTGGGTCGGGGGCTCCTCCCCGGCCGCCGTACGCCGGGCCGCCCTCAAGGGCGACGGCTGGCTGCCCCAGGGCGACCCCCGGGACCGGCTGCCCACGCAGATCGAGCGGATACGGCGGCTGCGGGCACAGGCGGGCCTCGAAGGGCCGTTCACCGTCGGGGCCATCGCCGAGCCGCTCTACGTCGGTACGCCCGCGTGGGACGTCGGCCGCCGGACGCTCAGCGGCCCGCCCGACGAGCTCGCCGAGTCCCTGCGTGCCTACCGCGCGATGGGCGTGGACCAGATCCAGGTGCGGTTCCGCAGCCGCGGCCGGGCCGAACTCATCGACCAGATCTCCGCGTTCGGCGCCGATCTGGCCCCCCACCTCTGA
- a CDS encoding amidohydrolase family protein: MGAMETTTALPKIISVDDHTVEPSDVWQNRLPKKYLDTGPRIVRAPLKEISFLGGRFKPVMGAPGDDGPLGDWWLYEGLQRPLTRLDTAVGYSRDEIKLEVITYEQMRPGSYDVPQRLADMDVNHVQSAVCFPTFPRFCGQTFTEAKDHELGLLCVQAYNDWMVEEWCGPQAQGRLIPLTLIPLWDAELAAAEVRRNAARGVRAVAFSEIPPHLGLPSVHSDDWDPFLAACDETGTVIAMHIGSSSRMPSTSADAPPAVGSTITFANCCFSMVDWLMSGKFERFPNLRIMYAEGQIGWIPYILERADVVWEENRGWGGVADKVHRPPSELFTEHIYGCFFDDAFGLRNLDSIGVGNVLYETDYPHSDSTWPKSREVGEAQMGHLDADVVERIVRGNAIELLGLTPDGLWGGPR; the protein is encoded by the coding sequence GTGGGCGCCATGGAGACCACGACGGCACTTCCGAAGATCATTTCCGTCGACGACCACACGGTGGAGCCCTCCGACGTCTGGCAGAACCGGCTCCCGAAGAAGTACCTCGACACCGGCCCCCGCATAGTCCGCGCCCCGCTCAAGGAGATCAGCTTCCTGGGCGGCCGCTTCAAGCCCGTGATGGGCGCCCCCGGGGACGACGGACCCCTGGGCGACTGGTGGCTGTACGAGGGACTCCAGCGCCCCCTCACCCGTCTCGACACGGCGGTCGGCTACAGCAGGGACGAGATCAAGCTGGAGGTCATCACCTACGAGCAGATGCGCCCCGGCTCCTACGACGTCCCGCAGCGCCTCGCCGACATGGACGTCAACCACGTCCAGTCGGCCGTCTGCTTCCCCACCTTCCCGCGCTTCTGCGGCCAGACCTTCACCGAGGCCAAGGACCACGAACTGGGCCTGCTGTGCGTCCAGGCCTACAACGACTGGATGGTGGAGGAGTGGTGCGGCCCCCAGGCGCAGGGCCGCCTCATACCGCTCACCCTGATCCCGCTCTGGGACGCCGAGCTCGCGGCTGCCGAGGTCCGGCGCAACGCGGCCCGCGGCGTCCGCGCCGTCGCCTTCTCCGAGATACCCCCGCACCTCGGCCTGCCCTCCGTCCACTCCGACGACTGGGACCCCTTCCTCGCCGCCTGCGACGAGACCGGCACGGTCATCGCGATGCACATCGGCTCCAGCAGCCGTATGCCCTCCACCTCCGCCGACGCCCCGCCCGCCGTCGGCTCCACGATCACCTTCGCCAACTGCTGCTTCTCGATGGTCGACTGGCTGATGAGCGGCAAGTTCGAGCGCTTCCCGAACCTGCGGATCATGTACGCCGAGGGGCAGATCGGCTGGATCCCCTACATCCTGGAGCGCGCCGACGTGGTCTGGGAGGAGAACCGCGGCTGGGGCGGCGTCGCCGACAAGGTCCACCGCCCGCCGTCCGAACTCTTCACCGAGCACATCTACGGCTGCTTCTTCGACGACGCCTTCGGGCTCAGGAACCTCGACTCCATCGGCGTCGGCAACGTCCTCTACGAGACCGACTACCCCCACTCCGACTCGACCTGGCCGAAGTCCCGCGAGGTCGGCGAGGCCCAGATGGGGCACCTCGACGCCGACGTGGTGGAGCGGATCGTCCGCGGCAACGCCATCGAGCTGCTCGGTCTCACCCCGGACGGCCTCTGGGGCGGGCCGCGGTGA